The genome window TGTCACAGACTTCTGTGTTTCTGTTCTACGTAACTGACTTCgttttcagtttattttctctttcattatgataaagttttatgttcgtgttgcattatctcattatttcatgtCTAATTTCCccacttcttccttcttattttgGTTCGATTTAAATTAGGGTTAAGCGCTCTGTCATTCGTGTCTGATTCATATAAATCATGTTTTATTTTAGTGCGAGTTATCTATTTTCGTGTCCTCTGTGCTTGCGAAGTCGagtggaaaataataatgaatatgggagaataataaattaaaaagtgcCAAGTGGTTAGgtgtatcaaaaaaataaaaaatagataaataaataaattttaaaaatgcggaCATGAGAATAGACCGAATTTACAGAGGTGAATTGCGTGTTAAAACTTACATCCTTCAGTTTATATTAGCTTAAGTGCTTCGTCAGACTTCTGTGCAATTGACCCGTCATTAGCAGTGCAttttgtagcaaaaaaaaaaaaaaaaaaaaaacgattcactgaagaaagacgattttttttttagttttttaaacgcAGTAAACAAACTCATCCGTGTACCTCGCCTTCAACAGAGGTTCCCTGATAAATGACGAagatagcattaacaaaaacgataacaaaataatagaaacaacgcATTTCTATGCAGActgacaaacaataacaataataatagaataatcatgATCAATTTCACCGTAGCTATTTTCTGCATTCATATGCGCGTGACTATCAAAATCAGAGTAAAAAGTTAAGGATTTTTAGCCCATTAGCAGAGAGCCACAGCGATCACGCAAGCGGGTTCCAGGCAATAGCTCACGAATGCAGTATCCTTTCTTTAGTCATTTCTAAGCATTCAATTGCAATATTCAGTTACGCCATTATCCGCAGGTCAATTTATAATATCAGCAGAAATATATGAACCCAAAAGTGCGGGGAACCAAACCAAAACATTATGccgcaaaaataaaacaaatgaacaacGCTGTAATACGCATCGAGCTACTAACATGATCgtcaacttaattttttttttcttactgtgatttttaaaaacatgTGGCAagacccaaataaaaaataaaataaaataaaagtacaagTGAGTGTCACAGTTTTTCAATTATTACTTTAAGATTATTGATAACTAGGCATggaaacaagatgaaaaaaatcgCTTTACAATTATTGCGTTACGTTAAATCAGTTTATTTATAACAAGGcatgaaaacaaagagaaaagcagTTGGTGAAATAATGGTGaagcatttttaattaaaatgtcaCCTGATATATCAACATTGGTCATAAAATAGTGTAGcaactaaaataacgattataataatgatgataatgataaatattattatcgcaactatgaagataattataatgataaaatcaacggcaatgatagtaataatagaataatgagataatattaataatgataataatagtaatcatgacaataaccatggtaacaataatattcataataacaatgacagtgatataatgattataatatagaaaaacaacaatgattaatCATTACTTCGACAATACTGGTGATAATAGCAATGCCAATTGTAATGATCATTTCCTCTTTATGAtatcaaaaaaaatcaataaaatcttacAATTCACTTCAACATCATCGATTTTCTCAAAACCAAGGCCATTTTGAACATCCACCCGATGATTCTGCAAGAGACGCAACGCCAGAGAATCTCCCACCGCCGAGAGATCGCCCCCAAGCCCTCAAGACCCAACGGTCGTTACCAGATTCGCCCGGTCATAGGGTCCGCTGGCAGAGGACCCGCGCCAGCTCGCTCCCGGCGGTGTTTCGGATGACCCCTGCGGAGAGCTTGAAGTAGGAGTCTTTGCCCAACATGATGCCGTAGATGGAGAAGATGTGAGTGTCGTAGTGGCTCGTTCCGTCGGCCCAGGTTGGCTGTCCGTCGACCAGATTGAGGTTGACAGCCACGTCGGTTCCTGGCGAGGGAGGGGAGTGCGGGAGGTCAGCGGGGGTGTAAcgcgggaggtgtgtgtgtgtataatatatatatatatatatatatatatatatatatataatatatatatatatatatatatatatatatatatacacacacacacacacacacacacacacatacatatgaggccgcggtggccgagtggttagagcatcggactcaagacaatctgatttcaagggttcgagtcaccgaccggcacgttgtttccttgggcaaggaacttcatctcgattgcctacctagccactgggtgggcaaaccagcccaagtcagtgccggccccaagcccgggtaaatagagagaatgattacctaatgtgacaccggcattctccgtggaaaggaacattgtatcatgctgtgacagccaatgtcagaatctgacagggcaccatacaaaaaaaaaaaaaaaaaaaaaaaaaaaaaaaaaaatatatatatatatatatatatatatatgtatgtatgtatgtatgtatgtatgtatatatatatatatatatatatatatatatatatatataagccaccgctctgaattgccaagaaaaatcgtggaagcccatgatcgtcaaggccgcggtggccgaatggttagagcgtcggactgtcacgacggcaatctgagttctagggttcgagtcaccggccggcgcgttgttcccttgggcagggaacttcgcctcgagtgcctacctagccactgggtggccaagccagcccaagtcactgctggtcccaagcccggataaaatagagagaatgattacctaaaaaggtaccaccggcactctccgtggaaaggaactggggaccctac of Penaeus monodon isolate SGIC_2016 unplaced genomic scaffold, NSTDA_Pmon_1 PmonScaffold_9860, whole genome shotgun sequence contains these proteins:
- the LOC119572145 gene encoding uncharacterized protein LOC119572145; translation: MMWRTMKGIRFWIANDGRLYLWLQQLVPVSEAQAACQRIPGFHLGVYSTRRSFYVIKNFYEKDGTDVAVNLNLVDGQPTWADGTSHYDTHIFSIYGIMLGKDSYFKLSAGVIRNTAGSELARVLCQRTL